The following are encoded together in the Triticum dicoccoides isolate Atlit2015 ecotype Zavitan chromosome 6B, WEW_v2.0, whole genome shotgun sequence genome:
- the LOC119323266 gene encoding WAT1-related protein At1g44800-like, which produces MGMGWKILSDVKPYLAMVLLQVGFAGMYIIAVASLKAGMSHFVLVVYRNLVATAVMTPFALYFERGLRPKMTITIFLKIMGLAFLEPVVDQNLYFMGAKMTSAGFATALVNILPAVTFVLALILRMEKVRLRSLHSQAKIAGTVLTVAGAVLMVLYHGPMVQFPWTKGQHHATASGQGVGGAANARDWLNGTIMVIIACVAWACFFILQSNTLRSYPAELSLTVLICGMGSLMSGAIALVAERANTQAWVIGFDMRLFTAVYAGIVCSGVAYYVQGIVSRQRGPVFVTAFNPLCMIITAVMGSIILKEEINLGSVIGAAIIVGGLYFLIWGKSKDEVSKAGGSSKGAGELPLTSVTNGHGSGSDKQELGNGNGGHVFVVETPAANGHY; this is translated from the exons ATGGGTATGGGGTGGAAAATTCTGAGCGATGTGAAGCCATACCTGGCGATGGTGCTGCTGCAGGTGGGGTTCGCCGGGATGTACATCATCGCCGTGGCGTCCCTCAAGGCCGGGATGAGCCACTTCGTCCTCGTCGTCTACCGTAACCTCGTCGCCACCGCCGTCATGACGCCCTTCGCCCTCTACTTCGAGAG GGGACTGCGGCCAAAGATGACAATCACCATCTTCCTCAAGATCATGGGGCTCGCATTCCTCGA GCCTGTGGTTGACCAGAACCTCTACTTCATGGGCGCGAAGATGACCTCGGCGGGATTCGCGACGGCGCTCGTGAACATCCTCCCGGCCGTCACCTTCGTGCTCGCCCTCATCCTGCGCATGGAGAAGGTGCGGCTGCGGAGCCTGCATAGTCAAGCCAAGATCGCCGGCACGGTCCTCACGGTGGCCGGCGCGGTGCTGATGGTACTGTACCACGGCCCCATGGTGCAGTTCCCGTGGACCAAGGGCCAGCACCACGCCACCGCCAGTGGCCAGGGCGTCGGCGGCGCGGCCAACGCGCGGGACTGGCTGAACGGGACTATCATGGTCATCATCGCCTGCGTGGCCTGGGCGTGCTTCTTCATCCTCCAGTCCAACACCCTCAGGAGCTACCCGGCGGAGCTGTCGCTCACCGTGCTCATCTGCGGCATGGGATCCCTCATGAGCGGCGCCATCGCCCTCGTCGCCGAGCGCGCCAACACTCAGGCCTGGGTCATCGGCTTCGACATGCGCCTCTTCACCGCCGTCTACGCTGGCATAGTGTGCTCCGGCGTGGCGTACTACGTACAGGGCATCGTGTCGAGGCAGAGGGGCCCGGTGTTCGTCACGGCATTCAACCCGCTCTGCATGATCATAACCGCCGTCATGGGCTCCATCATTCTCAAGGAGGAGATCAATCTCGGCAG TGTGATTGGTGCAGCGATCATCGTTGGAGGCCTATACTTTCTCATATGGGGCAAGAGCAAGGACGAGGTCAGCAAAGCCGGCGGCAGCAGCAAGGGCGCCGGCGAGCTGCCCTTAACCTCGGTGACCAACGGCCACGGCAGCGGCAGCGACAAGCAAGAGCTCGGCAACGGCAACGGcggccatgtcttcgtcgtcgagaCGCCGGCAGCCAATGGCCACTACTAG